A region of Longimicrobium sp. DNA encodes the following proteins:
- a CDS encoding TonB-dependent receptor: MSRPLLRLHPAAAAAACSLVIASSLAAQGEAEGLAGRVVDAATGRPVAGATVRRTDGRASAETGQDGRFRLRGALPVSLSIARVGYAAGDTTIAPGSGARGDVTLFLTPRGLPLAGITVTGTRDATAVSPRYELSPVGIARVPPLAEPDLFRAVATLPGVDQPNGWRSAFHVRGGASDETLILLDGIPLTEPFHMLGLFGGVQLGAVGGATLHLGAPPVHHDDRLSGIVEIRTLVPDSTFYRAHLSLLSGGAVTGRRWRSGSLLAAGRYATTGVVGSIADLGSYGFADVNLRLRQELATGWTLDATGFGNGDWITALADEASADGSQVIFRPDYRWGSRAGRVGIVRQSESGWRARADVTYSGYAVRFRDIPRGGGAAPTEIVDAHTDYVKAAFSAELPLGGAHRVSAGADVSHDRFDHRLNGSVEEFGPNTPPTYSYAAAQGRLALHLADAWAVRQNLELSAGLRALMVQGMSDAGPHLAPRFAVRWNPVDRVELSGSAGRLFQTTTQAEEAREGTLGSPRFALTETPNTADAAELGAEYRIGARTAVRATGFAKRYGRIAQLDSASVLLYPSTPYPAFRFGTGASRGAEFLLTHAGDRFDTQLSYTLTHTRNNFGGPDLPPVWDAPHAFKGIASRGLGRGWRANVAATVRSGLPYTPVLGTVVLPDGPDAGRQMRRNYVFGATNSRRLPASQRIDVGAEKNGRIGSGTYTLRLQVLNALNRGTMLRLDPRTYYDYGVQGYVLDDAFDRSIPLLPSIGLEVHF; the protein is encoded by the coding sequence ATGAGTCGCCCTCTACTCCGCCTTCACCCGGCGGCGGCCGCCGCGGCGTGCTCGCTGGTCATCGCGTCCTCTCTCGCCGCGCAGGGTGAGGCCGAGGGCCTGGCGGGCCGGGTCGTCGACGCCGCCACCGGCCGTCCGGTGGCCGGTGCCACGGTCCGCCGGACGGACGGGCGCGCCTCCGCGGAGACCGGCCAGGACGGCAGGTTCAGGCTCCGCGGCGCGCTTCCCGTGTCGCTGAGCATCGCGCGCGTCGGGTACGCCGCCGGCGATACGACGATCGCCCCCGGGAGCGGCGCGCGCGGGGACGTCACGCTCTTCCTCACGCCGCGTGGGCTGCCCCTGGCCGGGATCACGGTCACCGGTACGCGCGACGCGACCGCCGTGTCGCCGCGCTACGAGCTGTCCCCGGTCGGCATCGCCAGGGTTCCCCCGCTCGCGGAGCCGGACCTCTTCCGGGCCGTCGCGACCCTCCCCGGGGTCGACCAGCCGAACGGATGGCGGAGCGCGTTCCACGTCCGGGGCGGCGCGAGCGACGAAACGCTCATCCTTCTGGACGGGATCCCGCTCACCGAGCCGTTCCACATGCTCGGGCTGTTCGGCGGCGTCCAGCTAGGGGCGGTGGGAGGCGCCACCCTGCACCTGGGAGCCCCTCCGGTCCACCACGACGACCGCCTGAGCGGGATCGTCGAGATCCGCACCCTCGTGCCGGACAGCACCTTCTACCGTGCGCACCTGAGCCTGCTCAGCGGCGGTGCGGTCACCGGGCGCCGGTGGCGGAGCGGATCGCTGCTCGCCGCCGGACGCTACGCCACCACGGGGGTGGTGGGCTCCATTGCGGACCTGGGGAGCTACGGCTTCGCGGATGTGAACCTGCGGCTCCGGCAGGAGCTCGCGACCGGGTGGACCCTGGACGCAACGGGGTTCGGCAACGGCGATTGGATCACCGCTCTGGCAGATGAAGCGTCGGCGGACGGGTCGCAAGTGATCTTCAGGCCCGACTACCGGTGGGGGAGCCGCGCGGGGCGCGTTGGAATCGTACGCCAGTCGGAATCGGGGTGGAGGGCGCGCGCCGACGTGACGTACTCCGGCTACGCCGTCCGCTTCCGCGACATTCCGCGCGGCGGCGGAGCCGCGCCCACCGAGATCGTCGACGCGCACACGGACTACGTGAAGGCCGCTTTCTCGGCCGAGCTGCCGCTTGGTGGGGCACACCGCGTGAGCGCCGGTGCCGACGTGAGCCACGACCGGTTCGACCACCGGCTCAACGGCTCCGTCGAGGAGTTCGGTCCCAACACGCCCCCCACCTACAGCTACGCCGCCGCCCAGGGGCGGCTGGCGCTGCACCTGGCGGACGCATGGGCCGTGCGCCAGAACCTGGAGCTGTCGGCGGGACTCCGCGCGCTGATGGTGCAGGGGATGTCCGATGCGGGGCCGCACCTGGCGCCCCGGTTCGCGGTACGCTGGAACCCGGTGGACCGTGTCGAGCTCTCCGGGAGCGCAGGCCGTCTCTTTCAGACCACCACCCAGGCCGAAGAGGCGCGGGAAGGGACACTCGGCAGCCCCCGCTTCGCACTCACCGAAACTCCGAACACGGCGGACGCCGCCGAACTGGGCGCGGAGTACCGCATCGGGGCCCGCACGGCCGTGCGCGCGACCGGATTCGCGAAGCGCTACGGGCGGATCGCGCAGCTGGACTCCGCGTCGGTTCTCCTCTACCCGAGCACACCGTACCCGGCGTTCCGCTTCGGAACCGGGGCGAGCCGGGGGGCGGAGTTCCTGTTGACGCACGCGGGTGATCGTTTCGACACGCAGTTGTCGTACACGCTCACCCATACACGGAACAACTTCGGCGGCCCGGATCTACCCCCCGTTTGGGACGCACCGCACGCTTTCAAAGGGATCGCGTCGCGCGGGCTGGGACGCGGGTGGCGGGCCAACGTGGCGGCGACGGTGCGCAGCGGTCTCCCGTATACTCCCGTGCTCGGAACGGTCGTGCTGCCGGACGGGCCGGACGCGGGGCGGCAGATGCGCAGGAACTACGTGTTCGGCGCTACCAACAGCCGGCGGCTTCCAGCCTCGCAGCGGATCGACGTTGGAGCGGAGAAGAACGGCCGCATCGGGAGCGGGACGTACACGCTGCGCCTTCAGGTGCTGAACGCTCTGAACCGGGGCACGATGCTGCGCCTCGACCCGCGCACGTACTACGACTACGGAGTGCAGGGCTACGTTCTCGACGACGCGTTCGACCGCTCCATCCCTCTCCTCCCCTCGATCGGGTTGGAGGTGCACTTCTGA
- a CDS encoding serine hydrolase: MAETSDPDDLKARVEQIGRDAGAERVACCMFDYHTRGWWDYQGDEWFHAASTIKVPILVGVFGAIHRGRLARESRVHVRNRFLSVASRQPFRVEAARDANAVVPQHLGRTLKVDELCFHMIVTSSNLATNLLVDLVGLDDLRASVKELEIDGVQLERGVEDNDAFDAGISNRVTARGMVKTLRHIEEGTAFSVEASARMLEIMHEQEFRSGIPAGVPDGAKVANKTGEISTVAHDAAIVYLPGRKPYAITVLTEWEPGSSGRHDTIARISRAVYNHLTAAGKKNA, from the coding sequence ATGGCAGAGACGTCAGACCCGGACGACCTGAAGGCGCGGGTCGAGCAGATTGGCAGGGACGCGGGCGCCGAGCGGGTGGCGTGCTGCATGTTCGACTACCACACCCGCGGCTGGTGGGACTACCAGGGCGACGAGTGGTTCCACGCGGCCAGCACCATCAAGGTGCCGATCCTGGTGGGGGTGTTCGGCGCCATCCACCGCGGCCGGCTCGCGCGCGAAAGCCGGGTGCACGTGCGGAACCGCTTCCTGAGCGTGGCCAGCCGCCAGCCCTTCCGCGTGGAGGCGGCGCGCGACGCCAACGCCGTGGTCCCCCAGCACCTCGGGCGCACGCTCAAGGTGGACGAGCTGTGCTTCCACATGATCGTAACCAGCAGCAACCTCGCCACCAACCTGCTGGTGGACCTGGTGGGGCTGGACGACCTGCGCGCATCCGTTAAGGAGCTGGAGATCGACGGGGTGCAGCTGGAACGCGGCGTGGAGGACAACGACGCCTTCGACGCCGGGATCAGCAACCGCGTGACCGCGCGCGGGATGGTCAAGACGCTGCGCCACATCGAGGAAGGGACCGCCTTCTCGGTGGAGGCCTCCGCGCGGATGCTGGAGATCATGCACGAGCAGGAGTTCCGCAGCGGGATCCCGGCGGGAGTGCCGGACGGTGCCAAGGTGGCCAACAAGACGGGGGAGATCTCCACGGTGGCGCACGACGCGGCCATCGTCTACCTCCCCGGCCGCAAGCCGTACGCGATCACCGTGCTCACCGAGTGGGAGCCGGGCTCCAGCGGGCGGCACGACACCATCGCCCGCATCTCGCGCGCCGTGTACAACCACCTGACCGCCGCGGGGAAGAAGAATGCCTGA